In a genomic window of Gigantopelta aegis isolate Gae_Host chromosome 9, Gae_host_genome, whole genome shotgun sequence:
- the LOC121381344 gene encoding uncharacterized protein LOC121381344 isoform X1: protein MCGCQYKEMAQTDYLEVYISSDDDDDDDDVVVVKEEKISIEDDDDVVFISRTPATTTIQSQSQLSTPSQPSAKIELPLLPTEEESFYQQAASVSSSSGVGIKCSDSISTVLRQTLRLSSLDHCPLDLSNYCSHIGSCKPDDPSLLSLKVQSDDSAVEVLASVSAETESTSMVCKEMDAAGASPVVNVRVAGSSDICGTYLGDSTLSSDVVTDACPASPGVSCVASNKTVSVKSSDFKSLVQSTKSGLLGGSMDSLFSIPSCLDSNGNTSGYCKTNGSGVGKKGETSCQDKQSSFSMKDACDLLLNFSKCSNGVSNSTSTVSNLSTNCDVTTISSVSVDSSGPTSLNSFFFPKSASNLINNNTDLISTLQSQNKPTATTVQCQVSDSVQNLCSLHQKDGLSRSLSLPVQTAATDSTSDADPSKSSTAAQLPALSTVNVSTSVSVSRIAQCNLPPRKRVRVRVEGEDGYVKVARPEAKPIEVCVLCKLTLIDLKVSRCTQGHPACGVCLEEQVKLILTDKQGSLECIKDRCSSYYPMSELKHALPSLVVDILEDKLHKDYINFISDMMLTNAAPPSSSDGSIHNNLAVPDHSSLGLVSSTSAMSTTNNNNDSNTDQSLSENNLTDLLDIADNLPPPEQKPDPSKNNDLPPHWYPMDKKMNLLIVELQPESEEYVDIAIQFYKTMTFPTVADIVKICRVQNPILWKYYCLKKMEMIHENDCHEIDMRSLFHGTTSSVIEAICRKGFDWRVCGKHGCVYGQGCYFARAAAYSHQYTDKTKSICRSRLASIRSMMFQAKQSSFLSNQLILPKPSPSLIGPFAPTVPPPAHMQFPSQNASSSSSSQLFSSQNLNFGRSMYGSLFTSSPSMMNNNNQSRNSPTPSTSSGYVSALVAFGTSQNSLNQPSKNVFLNSPRYSSTGSNSQSCSPFTSNTESGPNQSPFGSSSTTPHTSLHHQSLSGQGDEKSKGERIVSLSKIVSAPTRKIFLANVLVGKYTGGNSSLRKPPPFYSMEPYGKCYDSCVDDIFDPKIVVIFDSNQAYPEYIVEYNYSGDS, encoded by the exons atgatgatgatgacgacgatgatgttGTGGTAGTTAAGGAGGAGAAGATATCCattgaagatgatgatgatgttgtatTTATATCACGAACTCCAGCTACAACCACAATACAAAGTCAGTCACAGCTGTCGACTCCGAGCCAGCCGAGTGCAAAGATAGAACTTCCCCTCCTTCCGACAGAAGAGGAAAGCTTTTACCAGCAGGCTGCCAGTGTCTCATCATCCAGTGGAGTGGGCATCAAATGCAGTGACAGCATATCCACAGTTCTCAGACAGACTCTTCGGCTGAGCAGCCTGGACCATTGCCCTCTTGATCTTTCAAATTATTGCAGTCATATTGGAAGCTGCAAGCCAGATGACCCTTCTTTGTTGAGTCTGAAAGTCCAGTCTGATGATTCGGCGGTGGAAGTCCTTGCATCGGTGTCTGCTGAAACTGAATCAACCAGCATGGTTTGTAAAGAGATGGATGCTGCAGGTGCCAGTCCAGTAGTTAACGTTCGTGTCGCAGGCTCCAGTGATATTTGTGGCACATACCTTGGAGACTCTactctatcttctgatgtggtTACCGATGCTTGTCCTGCCAGTCCAGGCGTGTCCTGTGTGGCGTCCAACAAAACTGTGTCTGTGAAATCTTCTGATTTCAAGAGTCTGGTCCAGTCTACCAAGTCTGGACTGTTAGGTGGTTCTATGGATTCCCTGTTCAGCATACCAAGCTGTCTGGATTCTAATGGTAATACATCTGGGTACTGCAAGACAAATGGATCAGGAGTGGGTAAGAAAGGTGAAACAAGCTGTCAGGACAAGCAGTCTTCTTTCTCGATGAAGGATGCATGTGACTTGCTGTTGAACTTCAGCAAATGTTCAAATGGTGTTAGTAACAGTACTTCAACCGTGTCAAATCTATCTACAAACTGTGATGTTACTACAATATCTTCTGTGTCTGTAGACTCTAGTGGTCCAACAAGtcttaattcatttttttttccgAAAAGTGCTAGTAATCTTATAAATAATAACACTGATTTGATCTCCACATTGCAATCACAAAATAAACCGACTGCGACAACGGTTCAGTGTCAGGTTTCCGACTCTGTGCAGAATCTGTGCAGTTTACACCAAAAAGACGGTCTTTCTCGCAGCCTGAGTCTCCCAGTGCAGACGGCTGCTACTGACAGTACGTCTGATGCTGATCCCAGCAAGTCCAGCACAGCTGCTCAACTACCTGCTCTTAGTACTGTCAATGTCAGTACATCTGTATCGGTTTCACGAATTGCTCAATGCAACCTTCCACCCAGGAAACGTGTCCGGGTTAGGGTTGAGGGTGAAGATGGATACGTTAAGGTTGCACGTCCCGAGGCAAAACCCAtagaggtgtgtgtgttgtgcaaACTGACTCTGATAGACTTGAAAGTGTCTCGCTGTACTCAGGGGCATCCAGCATGTGGGGTGTGTTTGGAAGAACAGGTGAAGCTCATCCTGACGGACAAACAG GGATCTCTTGAATGCATAAAGGACAGGTGTAGCAGTTACTATCCAATGA GCGAGTTAAAGCACGCTCTGCCATCTCTGGTTGTGGACATCCTGGAGGACAAACTTCACAAGGACTACATCAACTTCATCTCGGACATGATGTTGACGAACGCCGCCCCGCCCTCGTCTTCAGACGGATCCATTCACAATAACTTGGCTGTGCCGGACCATTCCAGCTTGGGTCTGGTTTCGTCGACCAGTGCCATGTCTactacaaacaacaacaatgactCCAACACCGACCAAAGTCTTTCAGAAAACAACCTCACCGACTTGCTCGACATTGCTGACAATCTGCCTCCACCCGAGCAAAAACCGGATCCCAGCAAGAACAATGATCTGCCACCTCACTGGTATCCCATGGACAAGAAAATG AATCTGTTGATTGTCGAGCTGCAGCCTGAATCGGAGGAGTATGTGGACATTGCCATCCAGTTCTACAAGACCATGACCTTTCCAACAGTGGCCGATATTGTCAAGATATGTCGCGTTCAGAATCCCATTCTCTGGAAGTACTACTGTCT aAAGAAGATGGAGATGATTCATGAGAATGACTGTCATGAGATAGACATGCGCTCACTGTTTCACGGAACTACCAGCTCGGTGATCGAGGCCATCTGCCGAAAGGGGTTTGACTGGAGAGTCTGTGGCAAGCATGGCTGTGTTTATGGTCAAG gtTGTTACTTTGCACGTGCTGCTGCCTATTCGCACCAGTACACTGATAAGACTAAAAGCATTTGCCGATCACGTTTGGCAAGTATACGATCCATGATGTTCCAAGCCAAACAGTCAAGTTTCTTGTCCAATCAACTTATCCTTCCCAAACCAAGTCCATCACTGATTGGTCCATTTGCACCTACGGTGCCACCACCGGCCCATATGCAGTTCCCTTCCCAGAAtgcatcatcatcgtcatcatcacagTTATTCTCTTCTCAGAACTTAAACTTCGGAAGGTCTATGTATGGCTCACTATTCACATCTAGCCCTTCGATGATGAATAACAACAATCAGTCTAGGAATTCTCCAACACCTTCAACCTCTAGTGGATACGTTTCAGCGTTGGTGGCATTTGGTACCAGTCAGAATTCATTAAATCAGCCGtcgaaaaatgtgtttttaaattctcCGCGATATTCTTCAACAGGATCGAACTCGCAGAGTTGTTCACCGTTTACGAGTAATACGGAAAGTGGTCCGAACCAGAGTCCGTTCGGATCGAGCAGCACCACCCCACATACCTCATTACACCACCAAAGTCTTTCAGGGCAGGGAGACGAGAAGTCTAAGGGCGAGCGTATCGTCTCACTGTCCAAGATTGTCAGTGCTCCAACACGGAAAATATTCCTTGCCAACGTTCTCGTCGGAAAGTACACCGGAGGAAATAGCAGCCTACGCAAGCCACCCCCATTCTATTCGATGGAGCCGTATGGAAAGTGTTACGATTCTTGTGTTGACGACATCTTTGATCCAAAAATAGTGGTGATCTTCGACAGCAATCAGGCGTATCCGGAATACATTGTGGAATACAATTACTCAGGAGATTCTTGA
- the LOC121381344 gene encoding uncharacterized protein LOC121381344 isoform X2 — MEIMAEPSGSPIIILSEDDDDDDDDVVVVKEEKISIEDDDDVVFISRTPATTTIQSQSQLSTPSQPSAKIELPLLPTEEESFYQQAASVSSSSGVGIKCSDSISTVLRQTLRLSSLDHCPLDLSNYCSHIGSCKPDDPSLLSLKVQSDDSAVEVLASVSAETESTSMVCKEMDAAGASPVVNVRVAGSSDICGTYLGDSTLSSDVVTDACPASPGVSCVASNKTVSVKSSDFKSLVQSTKSGLLGGSMDSLFSIPSCLDSNGNTSGYCKTNGSGVGKKGETSCQDKQSSFSMKDACDLLLNFSKCSNGVSNSTSTVSNLSTNCDVTTISSVSVDSSGPTSLNSFFFPKSASNLINNNTDLISTLQSQNKPTATTVQCQVSDSVQNLCSLHQKDGLSRSLSLPVQTAATDSTSDADPSKSSTAAQLPALSTVNVSTSVSVSRIAQCNLPPRKRVRVRVEGEDGYVKVARPEAKPIEVCVLCKLTLIDLKVSRCTQGHPACGVCLEEQVKLILTDKQGSLECIKDRCSSYYPMSELKHALPSLVVDILEDKLHKDYINFISDMMLTNAAPPSSSDGSIHNNLAVPDHSSLGLVSSTSAMSTTNNNNDSNTDQSLSENNLTDLLDIADNLPPPEQKPDPSKNNDLPPHWYPMDKKMNLLIVELQPESEEYVDIAIQFYKTMTFPTVADIVKICRVQNPILWKYYCLKKMEMIHENDCHEIDMRSLFHGTTSSVIEAICRKGFDWRVCGKHGCVYGQGCYFARAAAYSHQYTDKTKSICRSRLASIRSMMFQAKQSSFLSNQLILPKPSPSLIGPFAPTVPPPAHMQFPSQNASSSSSSQLFSSQNLNFGRSMYGSLFTSSPSMMNNNNQSRNSPTPSTSSGYVSALVAFGTSQNSLNQPSKNVFLNSPRYSSTGSNSQSCSPFTSNTESGPNQSPFGSSSTTPHTSLHHQSLSGQGDEKSKGERIVSLSKIVSAPTRKIFLANVLVGKYTGGNSSLRKPPPFYSMEPYGKCYDSCVDDIFDPKIVVIFDSNQAYPEYIVEYNYSGDS; from the exons atgatgatgatgacgacgatgatgttGTGGTAGTTAAGGAGGAGAAGATATCCattgaagatgatgatgatgttgtatTTATATCACGAACTCCAGCTACAACCACAATACAAAGTCAGTCACAGCTGTCGACTCCGAGCCAGCCGAGTGCAAAGATAGAACTTCCCCTCCTTCCGACAGAAGAGGAAAGCTTTTACCAGCAGGCTGCCAGTGTCTCATCATCCAGTGGAGTGGGCATCAAATGCAGTGACAGCATATCCACAGTTCTCAGACAGACTCTTCGGCTGAGCAGCCTGGACCATTGCCCTCTTGATCTTTCAAATTATTGCAGTCATATTGGAAGCTGCAAGCCAGATGACCCTTCTTTGTTGAGTCTGAAAGTCCAGTCTGATGATTCGGCGGTGGAAGTCCTTGCATCGGTGTCTGCTGAAACTGAATCAACCAGCATGGTTTGTAAAGAGATGGATGCTGCAGGTGCCAGTCCAGTAGTTAACGTTCGTGTCGCAGGCTCCAGTGATATTTGTGGCACATACCTTGGAGACTCTactctatcttctgatgtggtTACCGATGCTTGTCCTGCCAGTCCAGGCGTGTCCTGTGTGGCGTCCAACAAAACTGTGTCTGTGAAATCTTCTGATTTCAAGAGTCTGGTCCAGTCTACCAAGTCTGGACTGTTAGGTGGTTCTATGGATTCCCTGTTCAGCATACCAAGCTGTCTGGATTCTAATGGTAATACATCTGGGTACTGCAAGACAAATGGATCAGGAGTGGGTAAGAAAGGTGAAACAAGCTGTCAGGACAAGCAGTCTTCTTTCTCGATGAAGGATGCATGTGACTTGCTGTTGAACTTCAGCAAATGTTCAAATGGTGTTAGTAACAGTACTTCAACCGTGTCAAATCTATCTACAAACTGTGATGTTACTACAATATCTTCTGTGTCTGTAGACTCTAGTGGTCCAACAAGtcttaattcatttttttttccgAAAAGTGCTAGTAATCTTATAAATAATAACACTGATTTGATCTCCACATTGCAATCACAAAATAAACCGACTGCGACAACGGTTCAGTGTCAGGTTTCCGACTCTGTGCAGAATCTGTGCAGTTTACACCAAAAAGACGGTCTTTCTCGCAGCCTGAGTCTCCCAGTGCAGACGGCTGCTACTGACAGTACGTCTGATGCTGATCCCAGCAAGTCCAGCACAGCTGCTCAACTACCTGCTCTTAGTACTGTCAATGTCAGTACATCTGTATCGGTTTCACGAATTGCTCAATGCAACCTTCCACCCAGGAAACGTGTCCGGGTTAGGGTTGAGGGTGAAGATGGATACGTTAAGGTTGCACGTCCCGAGGCAAAACCCAtagaggtgtgtgtgttgtgcaaACTGACTCTGATAGACTTGAAAGTGTCTCGCTGTACTCAGGGGCATCCAGCATGTGGGGTGTGTTTGGAAGAACAGGTGAAGCTCATCCTGACGGACAAACAG GGATCTCTTGAATGCATAAAGGACAGGTGTAGCAGTTACTATCCAATGA GCGAGTTAAAGCACGCTCTGCCATCTCTGGTTGTGGACATCCTGGAGGACAAACTTCACAAGGACTACATCAACTTCATCTCGGACATGATGTTGACGAACGCCGCCCCGCCCTCGTCTTCAGACGGATCCATTCACAATAACTTGGCTGTGCCGGACCATTCCAGCTTGGGTCTGGTTTCGTCGACCAGTGCCATGTCTactacaaacaacaacaatgactCCAACACCGACCAAAGTCTTTCAGAAAACAACCTCACCGACTTGCTCGACATTGCTGACAATCTGCCTCCACCCGAGCAAAAACCGGATCCCAGCAAGAACAATGATCTGCCACCTCACTGGTATCCCATGGACAAGAAAATG AATCTGTTGATTGTCGAGCTGCAGCCTGAATCGGAGGAGTATGTGGACATTGCCATCCAGTTCTACAAGACCATGACCTTTCCAACAGTGGCCGATATTGTCAAGATATGTCGCGTTCAGAATCCCATTCTCTGGAAGTACTACTGTCT aAAGAAGATGGAGATGATTCATGAGAATGACTGTCATGAGATAGACATGCGCTCACTGTTTCACGGAACTACCAGCTCGGTGATCGAGGCCATCTGCCGAAAGGGGTTTGACTGGAGAGTCTGTGGCAAGCATGGCTGTGTTTATGGTCAAG gtTGTTACTTTGCACGTGCTGCTGCCTATTCGCACCAGTACACTGATAAGACTAAAAGCATTTGCCGATCACGTTTGGCAAGTATACGATCCATGATGTTCCAAGCCAAACAGTCAAGTTTCTTGTCCAATCAACTTATCCTTCCCAAACCAAGTCCATCACTGATTGGTCCATTTGCACCTACGGTGCCACCACCGGCCCATATGCAGTTCCCTTCCCAGAAtgcatcatcatcgtcatcatcacagTTATTCTCTTCTCAGAACTTAAACTTCGGAAGGTCTATGTATGGCTCACTATTCACATCTAGCCCTTCGATGATGAATAACAACAATCAGTCTAGGAATTCTCCAACACCTTCAACCTCTAGTGGATACGTTTCAGCGTTGGTGGCATTTGGTACCAGTCAGAATTCATTAAATCAGCCGtcgaaaaatgtgtttttaaattctcCGCGATATTCTTCAACAGGATCGAACTCGCAGAGTTGTTCACCGTTTACGAGTAATACGGAAAGTGGTCCGAACCAGAGTCCGTTCGGATCGAGCAGCACCACCCCACATACCTCATTACACCACCAAAGTCTTTCAGGGCAGGGAGACGAGAAGTCTAAGGGCGAGCGTATCGTCTCACTGTCCAAGATTGTCAGTGCTCCAACACGGAAAATATTCCTTGCCAACGTTCTCGTCGGAAAGTACACCGGAGGAAATAGCAGCCTACGCAAGCCACCCCCATTCTATTCGATGGAGCCGTATGGAAAGTGTTACGATTCTTGTGTTGACGACATCTTTGATCCAAAAATAGTGGTGATCTTCGACAGCAATCAGGCGTATCCGGAATACATTGTGGAATACAATTACTCAGGAGATTCTTGA